In a genomic window of Halorussus salinus:
- a CDS encoding nucleotide sugar dehydrogenase, giving the protein MTSVCVHGLGYIGLPTAAVLADAGYEVVGFDVDEEVREIVRGGDSHVEEPELAALVAEVRESGDLTVASEVPAADYHLVCVPTPFDPETREADLRYVRAAAEGLSERLRSGDAVLLESTVPPNTTTGPFREAVEESSGLAAGADFSLAHCPETVLPGNMLAELRENDRLVGGVDEASAEAARSLYDPVVEGEITVVPDPTTAEFAKLIQNTYRDVNVALANEVSKLADDYGISSRAVIEAANSHPRVDLLNPGPGVGGHCLPVDPWFLGQHSDSLDLVSNAREINDAMPNYVADRVTDRLGSLEGRKVALLGVAYKGNVDDTRGSPGLALADELRSRGATVAMQDPHVTAISAPASAKGDGDANGDAVPSSDGDVVADGGDARDEDTPELESLVGATRSADALVVTAAHDEYGELAPGMVADRMADDVIVDACDALDRERWQGVGVTVETL; this is encoded by the coding sequence ATGACTTCCGTCTGCGTCCACGGTCTGGGTTACATCGGCCTGCCGACCGCCGCGGTACTGGCCGACGCTGGCTACGAGGTCGTCGGCTTCGACGTGGACGAGGAGGTCCGCGAGATAGTTCGGGGCGGCGACTCCCACGTCGAGGAACCCGAACTCGCCGCCCTCGTGGCCGAGGTCCGCGAGTCGGGCGACCTGACGGTCGCCAGCGAGGTCCCGGCCGCCGACTACCACCTCGTCTGCGTGCCGACGCCCTTCGACCCCGAGACCCGCGAGGCCGACCTCCGGTACGTCCGAGCGGCGGCCGAGGGGTTGAGCGAGCGGTTGCGGTCGGGCGACGCGGTACTCCTCGAATCGACGGTGCCACCCAACACGACGACCGGTCCCTTCCGCGAGGCCGTCGAGGAGTCGTCGGGACTCGCCGCGGGCGCGGACTTCTCGCTGGCCCACTGCCCCGAGACGGTGCTTCCGGGCAACATGCTCGCGGAACTCCGGGAGAACGACCGACTCGTCGGCGGGGTAGACGAAGCGTCCGCCGAGGCGGCCCGGAGCCTCTACGACCCCGTGGTCGAGGGCGAGATTACGGTCGTCCCGGACCCTACGACCGCCGAATTCGCCAAACTGATTCAGAACACCTACCGCGACGTGAACGTCGCGCTCGCCAACGAGGTGTCGAAACTGGCCGACGACTACGGCATCAGTTCGCGGGCGGTCATCGAGGCCGCCAACAGCCACCCGCGCGTGGACCTGCTGAATCCGGGACCGGGCGTCGGCGGCCACTGCCTCCCCGTGGACCCGTGGTTCCTCGGCCAGCACTCCGACAGCCTCGACCTCGTGTCGAACGCCCGCGAGATAAACGACGCGATGCCGAACTACGTCGCCGACCGCGTGACCGACCGACTCGGGTCGCTGGAGGGCCGGAAGGTCGCGCTCCTCGGGGTCGCCTACAAGGGTAACGTGGACGACACCCGCGGGAGTCCCGGCCTCGCGCTCGCCGACGAGTTGCGCTCGCGTGGCGCGACCGTGGCGATGCAGGACCCCCACGTCACCGCGATTTCCGCGCCCGCGAGCGCGAAGGGGGACGGAGACGCGAACGGGGACGCCGTCCCTTCGAGCGACGGGGACGTGGTGGCAGACGGCGGAGACGCACGCGACGAGGACACACCCGAACTCGAATCGCTCGTCGGCGCGACCCGGAGCGCGGACGCGCTGGTCGTCACCGCGGCCCACGACGAGTACGGCGAACTCGCGCCCGGCATGGTCGCCGACAGGATGGCCGACGACGTAATCGTGGACGCCTGCGACGCGCTCGACCGCGAGCGGTGGCAGGGCGTCGGGGTCACGGTCGAGACGCTATGA
- the wecB gene encoding non-hydrolyzing UDP-N-acetylglucosamine 2-epimerase gives MNSSQLAIVLGTRPEIVKLAPVIRECRNRDASYTVVHTGQHYSPELTEVFFEELDLPRPDHTLGVGSATHGEQTGSMIAGVEAVLLDEDPETVLVQGDTNTTLAATVAASKLDAELAHVEAGLRSDDRDMPEEINRIICDHAADALYPPTDAAARNLRAEGIPDDRISVTGNTVVDALERHRDLAAERTTALDDFGVEEGEYGLVTLHRAENVDDPDRFEAILTGIDRVAREYGLKMLYPAHPRARKTLEEIRVPNSVAVTEPLDYLDFLRLESETAVVLTDSGGVQEEACVLGVPCVTLRENTERPETIAVGANRLGGVTPTSIFETAREMVGTDADWDNPFGDGDAAARILDSSAATSPSDADGTESATSAGETDEATREGDAEDATTTEVVQ, from the coding sequence ATGAACTCGTCACAACTCGCCATCGTACTCGGAACGAGACCCGAAATCGTCAAACTCGCGCCGGTCATCCGCGAGTGCCGGAATCGCGACGCGTCGTACACCGTCGTCCACACCGGCCAGCACTACTCCCCGGAACTGACCGAGGTGTTCTTCGAGGAGTTAGACCTCCCCAGACCCGACCACACGCTCGGGGTCGGGTCGGCCACCCACGGCGAACAGACCGGGAGCATGATAGCTGGCGTCGAGGCGGTCCTCCTCGACGAGGACCCCGAGACCGTCCTCGTGCAGGGCGACACCAACACGACGCTGGCCGCGACCGTCGCGGCGAGCAAGTTGGACGCCGAACTCGCCCACGTCGAGGCGGGACTCCGGAGCGACGACCGGGACATGCCCGAGGAGATAAACCGCATCATCTGCGACCACGCCGCCGACGCCCTCTACCCGCCGACCGACGCGGCCGCCCGGAATCTGCGCGCCGAGGGCATCCCGGACGACCGCATCTCGGTCACGGGGAATACGGTCGTGGACGCGCTCGAACGCCACCGCGACCTCGCGGCCGAGCGCACCACCGCGCTCGACGACTTCGGCGTCGAGGAGGGCGAGTACGGACTCGTCACGCTCCACCGCGCCGAGAACGTGGACGACCCCGACCGGTTCGAGGCGATTCTGACCGGCATCGACCGCGTGGCCCGCGAGTACGGACTGAAGATGTTGTATCCGGCCCACCCGCGCGCACGGAAGACGTTGGAGGAGATTCGCGTTCCCAACTCCGTCGCGGTCACGGAACCGCTCGACTACCTCGACTTCCTCCGACTCGAAAGCGAGACCGCGGTCGTGCTGACCGACTCGGGCGGCGTCCAAGAGGAGGCCTGCGTGCTGGGCGTGCCCTGCGTCACCCTGCGCGAGAACACCGAGCGCCCCGAGACCATCGCGGTCGGCGCGAACCGACTCGGCGGCGTGACCCCGACCAGCATCTTCGAGACCGCCCGCGAGATGGTCGGCACCGACGCCGACTGGGACAACCCCTTCGGCGACGGCGACGCCGCCGCGAGGATTCTGGACTCCTCGGCCGCAACGAGTCCGAGCGACGCGGACGGGACTGAGAGCGCGACGAGTGCCGGAGAGACGGACGAGGCGACCCGCGAGGGCGACGCCGAGGACGCGACTACGACGGAGGTCGTCCAATGA